The Primulina huaijiensis isolate GDHJ02 chromosome 17, ASM1229523v2, whole genome shotgun sequence genome window below encodes:
- the LOC140963157 gene encoding protein SRC1-like produces the protein MAGIIHKIEEKLGMGGHKEGEKHDVHKAGGVCEVEHIKPENGHGEHKPEHGSGEHKEGLVDKIKDKIHGDGGHEEKGEKKKKKEKKKHEHGYEHSGESSSSDSD, from the coding sequence atggcAGGAATCATTCACAAGATCGAAGAGAAACTTGGCATGGGAGGCCACAAGGAAGGAGAGAAACACGATGTTCACAAGGCTGGTGGTGTATGCGAAGTGGAGCACATTAAGCCCGAAAACGGGCACGGCGAGCACAAGCCGGAACATGGATCTGGTGAGCACAAGGAGGGTTTGGTTGATAAGATCAAGGACAAGATCCATGGCGATGGCGGCCATGAAGAGAAGGgcgagaagaagaaaaagaaagagaagaaGAAGCACGAGCACGGATACGAACACAGTGGTGAGAGCAGCAGCAGCGATAGCGATTAG